In a genomic window of Melanotaenia boesemani isolate fMelBoe1 chromosome 1, fMelBoe1.pri, whole genome shotgun sequence:
- the dhodh gene encoding dihydroorotate dehydrogenase (quinone), mitochondrial, whose protein sequence is MAGQLKKQLKEAVKVITSGSLLFASYLTAVGDEHFYTNQLMPLLQRIVGPETAHVLAVKMIGLGLVPLNRYQDPASLEVNVLGLKFKNPIGIAAGFDKHGEAVDGLYKVGFGFVEVGTITPKPQVGNPKPRVFRLTADHAVINRYGFNSCGLAEVQERLKAREKTQQKHSKAGLPLGINLGKNKLSQDAGADYMEGVRALGPLADYLVVNVSSPNTPGLRDLQGKAELRQLLCSVLKERDALKEEHKPPVLVKIAPDLSAQDKQDVADVITELGVDGLMVSNTTVSRPETLQDPQKSEAGGLSGQPLKDLSTSTVREMYNLTRGKVPIVGIGGVASGQDAMDKIRAGASLVQLYTALTYQGPPVVTKIKRELEQLLKDQGFSCVSEAVGADHRESDGKC, encoded by the exons ATGGCGGGACAATTGAAG AAGCAACTTAAAGAGGCAGTGAAGGTCATCACCTCAGGTAGCCTTTTGTTTGCCTCCTACCTCACTGCTGTTGGAGATGAGCATTTCTATACCAACCAGCTGATGCCTCTGCTGCAGAGGATTGTGGGGCCAGAAACTGCACATGTGTTGGCAGTGAAGATGATAGGACTGGGTCTGGTTCCTCTTAACCGCTACCAGGACCCTGCGTCATTG GAAGTGAATGTACTTGGATTAAAGTTCAAAAACCCCATTGGGATTGCAGCAGGATTTGACAAGCATGGAGAGGCAGTAGATGGCTTATACAAAGTGGGTTTTGGCTTTGTTGAGGTGGGGACAATCACTCCAAAGCCTCAGGTGGGGAACCCTAAACCACGTGTGTTTCGACTCACTGCAGATCATGCAGTTATTAACAG GTACGGTTTTAACAGCTGTGGTTTGGCAGAAGTACAGGAGAGGCTGAAGGCCagagaaaaaacacagcaaaagcACAGTAAAG CTGGCCTTCCCCTGGGCATCAACCTGGGGAAGAACAAGCTTTCTCAGGATGCTGGGGCAGATTACATGGAGGGGGTGAGAGCGCTGGGCCCGCTGGCTGACTACCTAGTAGTCAACGTCAGCAGTCCAAACACTCCTGGTCTCCGAGATCTACAGGGGAAGGCTGAACTCCGCCAGCTCTTATGCTCG GTGTTGAAGGAGCGGGATGCCCTGAAGGAAGAACACAAACCTCCAGTTCTGGTAAAGATTGCGCCTGACCTCAGTGCCCAGGACAAACAAGATGTTGCAGATGTCATCACTGAG ctggGAGTGGATGGTTTAATGGTGTCCAACACAACTGTGTCCAGGCCTGAGACACTCCAGGACCCACAAAAGTCTGAGGCTGGTGGGCTAAGTGGCCAGCCTCTCAAAGACCTCTCCACTAGCACTGTCAGAGAAATGTACAATCTCACAAgag GTAAAGTGCCAATTGTTGGAATTGGAGGTGTGGCCAGTGGGCAAGATGCGATGGATAAGATCCGTGCTGGTGCATCACTGGTTCAACTCTACACTGCTTTAACCTATCAGGGTCCACCTGTAGTCACCAAAATAAAACGAGAACTGGAACAACTTCTTAA